Proteins from a genomic interval of Polaribacter sejongensis:
- the dnaE gene encoding DNA polymerase III subunit alpha, producing MYLIFDTETTGLPKSWNAPITDTDNWPRCIQIAWQLHDEMGNVLEHNDFLIQPDNFNIPYDAERIHGISTELAAEQGIPLSEGLVLFNEALAKTKFIVGQNLNFDLNIMGCEFHRLGVENNLNSLPILDTCTEKTATICQIPGGRGGKFKLPTLTELHNHLFGVGFGEAHNATADVEATTRCFLELIRLREYTKEQLDVDDDYFKNFSEANPKPIQVIGLKHINLKKESDIIRQRLEKLKGTATTKSTSDGLAELENVQFSHLHNHTQYSVLQSTMQLGNIVKAAAKDNMPAVAMTDTANMMGAFHFVNAVLNHNKTAETPMKPIIGCEFNICEDHKNKSQKDNGYQVVLLAKNKNGYHNLAKMSSAAFVDGFYYVPRIDKELVERYKEDIIVLTGNLYGEVPSKILNLGEKQAEEALIWWKEQFNDDLYIELMRHDQQDEKIVNETLLKFSKKHDVKIIATNNTFYLEKKDANAHDILLCVKDGEKQSTPIGKGRGYRYGLPNDEYYFKSTDEMKKLFADIPEAISNIQEIVDKVEIFTLARDVLLPAFNIGEEFKDPEDEKDNGKRGENNFLKHLTFEGAKKRYGEITESIKERLDFELEVIEKTGYPGYFLIVEDFIRAARRMDVAVGPGRGSAAGSVVAYCLWITNIDPIKYDLLFERFLNPERVSMPDIDIDFDDEGRGRVMDYVIDKYGANQVAQIITYGTMAAKSSIRDTARVLDLPLFEADRIAKLIPGIKLKNIFGDDAKSKGKVDGLRAEEKVLIEELKQMSYGNDLVSETINKATILEGSVRNTGIHACGVIITPGDITNYVPVALAKDSDMYVTQFDNSVVEDAGLLKMDFLGLKTLTLIKDTVKIVKARHDITLDPETFPLDDVKTYELFQRGETVGIFQYESPGMQKHMRSLKPTVFADLIAMNALYRPGPMEYIPSFINRKHGTEDIEYDLPAMEEYLAETYGITVYQEQVMLLSQKLADFTKGEADVLRKAMGKKQIAVLDKMKPKFVEQAAAKGHDPEKLEKIWKDWEAFASYAFNKSHSTCYAWIAYQTAYLKAHYPAEYMASVLSNNMKDIKAVSFFMEECKRMELQVFGPDLNESFLKFSVNNEGAVRFGMAAVKGVGAGAVRAIIKEREENGNYNSIFDLSKRVDLRAANKKSFDSLIKAGAFDSFTDTHRAQYFATDEKGMTFLERAMKFGHKYQENENSAQVSMFGEASTVQFPEPDIPECETWGTMELLQQEKEVIGIYISAHPLDDFKNEIKFCNASLKYFKADLAKFVNMNLAFAGIVTDVQHRVSKAGKGWAMFTVEDYGDSNEFRIFGEDYLRMQHFLVPNQFLFIRTTVQPGWTNKETGVVGEPRLKFLEMKLLHDIMDELCKKVTIQLPLSEIKEDSILNLESILKKTPGKQNLNFTIWDEKEKLEISLPSRNTKVHITNELLASLDTQQIAYKLN from the coding sequence ATGTACTTAATTTTTGATACTGAAACTACTGGTTTACCTAAAAGTTGGAATGCTCCTATTACAGATACGGACAACTGGCCTAGGTGTATTCAAATTGCATGGCAACTCCACGATGAGATGGGAAATGTGTTAGAACATAACGATTTTCTAATACAACCAGACAACTTTAATATTCCGTACGATGCAGAAAGAATTCATGGTATTTCTACAGAATTAGCAGCGGAACAAGGTATTCCTTTAAGTGAAGGTTTGGTTTTATTTAATGAAGCATTAGCTAAAACGAAGTTTATTGTTGGTCAGAATTTAAATTTCGATTTAAATATTATGGGATGTGAATTCCATAGATTGGGTGTAGAAAACAATTTAAATTCATTACCAATTTTAGATACCTGTACAGAGAAAACGGCTACTATCTGTCAGATTCCTGGGGGTCGTGGTGGTAAATTTAAACTACCAACCTTAACAGAATTACACAATCATTTATTTGGTGTTGGTTTTGGTGAAGCGCACAACGCAACTGCCGATGTTGAGGCTACAACTCGTTGTTTTTTAGAGTTAATTCGTTTAAGAGAATATACCAAAGAGCAATTAGATGTAGATGATGATTATTTTAAAAATTTCTCTGAGGCGAACCCAAAACCGATTCAGGTAATTGGTTTAAAACACATCAACCTAAAAAAGGAAAGCGATATAATTCGCCAACGTTTAGAAAAATTAAAAGGTACTGCAACAACTAAGTCTACTTCAGATGGTTTAGCAGAGTTAGAAAACGTACAATTTTCGCATTTACACAATCACACACAATATTCTGTTTTACAATCTACCATGCAATTGGGTAATATTGTAAAAGCTGCAGCAAAAGACAATATGCCGGCAGTTGCTATGACAGATACTGCAAACATGATGGGTGCTTTTCACTTTGTGAATGCTGTTTTAAACCATAATAAAACGGCAGAAACTCCCATGAAACCAATTATTGGTTGTGAGTTTAATATCTGTGAAGATCATAAAAATAAATCGCAAAAAGACAACGGGTATCAGGTTGTTTTATTAGCAAAAAATAAAAACGGATATCACAATTTAGCAAAAATGTCTTCTGCAGCCTTTGTAGATGGTTTTTATTATGTACCAAGAATTGATAAAGAACTTGTAGAAAGATACAAGGAAGATATTATTGTTTTAACAGGAAATTTATATGGTGAGGTTCCTAGTAAAATTTTAAATCTAGGAGAAAAACAAGCTGAGGAAGCGTTAATCTGGTGGAAAGAACAATTTAACGACGACTTGTATATTGAGTTGATGCGTCATGACCAACAGGATGAAAAAATTGTAAATGAAACTTTATTAAAGTTCTCTAAAAAGCATGATGTAAAAATTATTGCCACCAATAATACATTTTACTTAGAAAAGAAAGACGCCAACGCACATGATATTTTATTATGTGTAAAAGATGGCGAAAAGCAATCGACACCTATTGGTAAAGGGCGTGGTTATAGATACGGTTTACCTAACGACGAGTATTATTTTAAGTCTACGGACGAAATGAAAAAGTTGTTTGCAGATATTCCGGAAGCCATAAGCAACATTCAAGAAATTGTAGATAAAGTAGAAATATTTACACTTGCAAGAGACGTTTTATTACCTGCTTTTAATATTGGAGAAGAATTTAAGGATCCGGAAGATGAAAAAGATAATGGAAAACGTGGAGAGAACAATTTCTTAAAACACTTAACTTTTGAAGGTGCAAAAAAACGATATGGAGAAATTACAGAATCTATTAAAGAACGTTTAGATTTTGAATTAGAGGTTATTGAAAAAACGGGATATCCTGGGTATTTCTTAATTGTAGAAGACTTTATTAGAGCAGCAAGAAGAATGGATGTTGCCGTGGGACCTGGGCGTGGTTCTGCTGCGGGTTCCGTAGTTGCCTATTGTCTTTGGATTACAAATATAGATCCTATTAAATACGATTTACTTTTTGAGCGTTTCTTAAATCCAGAACGTGTATCGATGCCCGATATTGATATTGATTTTGATGATGAAGGGCGTGGACGTGTAATGGACTATGTAATTGATAAATATGGTGCAAACCAAGTTGCTCAGATTATTACGTACGGAACCATGGCGGCAAAATCTTCTATTAGAGATACTGCCAGAGTTTTAGATTTACCGCTGTTTGAAGCCGATAGAATTGCAAAATTAATTCCGGGAATTAAACTAAAAAATATTTTTGGCGATGATGCTAAAAGTAAAGGTAAAGTTGATGGTTTACGTGCAGAAGAAAAAGTTCTTATAGAAGAATTAAAACAAATGTCTTACGGAAACGACTTGGTTTCCGAAACGATAAACAAAGCCACCATTTTAGAGGGCTCTGTTAGAAATACCGGTATTCATGCCTGTGGTGTAATTATTACGCCTGGGGATATTACCAATTATGTTCCGGTTGCTTTGGCAAAGGATTCCGATATGTATGTTACCCAGTTTGATAACTCTGTAGTGGAAGACGCAGGTTTGTTAAAAATGGATTTCTTGGGATTAAAAACACTGACTTTAATTAAAGACACTGTTAAAATTGTAAAAGCAAGACATGATATTACTTTAGATCCAGAGACGTTTCCTTTAGATGATGTAAAAACATATGAATTGTTCCAGCGAGGAGAAACGGTAGGTATTTTCCAGTATGAATCTCCAGGAATGCAGAAACACATGCGTTCTTTAAAACCGACTGTTTTTGCCGATTTAATTGCCATGAATGCATTATATCGTCCTGGTCCGATGGAATACATTCCGTCTTTTATCAATAGAAAACACGGAACTGAAGATATTGAGTACGATTTACCTGCCATGGAAGAGTATTTGGCAGAAACCTACGGAATTACAGTATACCAAGAGCAAGTAATGCTTTTATCACAAAAACTAGCAGATTTTACCAAAGGTGAAGCCGATGTTTTACGTAAGGCAATGGGTAAAAAACAAATTGCGGTTCTAGATAAAATGAAACCAAAGTTTGTAGAGCAAGCTGCTGCAAAAGGACATGATCCAGAAAAATTAGAGAAAATCTGGAAGGATTGGGAAGCCTTTGCTAGTTACGCCTTTAACAAATCTCACTCTACGTGTTATGCATGGATCGCTTATCAAACAGCGTATTTAAAAGCACATTACCCTGCAGAATATATGGCTTCTGTACTTTCTAATAATATGAAAGATATTAAAGCTGTTTCTTTCTTTATGGAAGAATGTAAGCGAATGGAGTTACAGGTTTTTGGACCAGATTTAAATGAATCATTTTTAAAATTCTCTGTAAATAATGAAGGTGCTGTTCGTTTTGGAATGGCAGCAGTAAAAGGTGTTGGAGCCGGAGCAGTGAGAGCTATTATTAAAGAGAGAGAAGAGAATGGAAATTATAATTCAATTTTTGATTTATCTAAACGGGTAGATTTAAGAGCTGCCAATAAAAAATCTTTTGATAGTTTGATAAAAGCTGGTGCTTTCGATTCTTTTACAGATACTCACAGAGCGCAATATTTTGCTACCGATGAAAAAGGAATGACGTTTTTAGAACGTGCCATGAAATTTGGACATAAATATCAAGAAAACGAAAACTCTGCTCAGGTTTCTATGTTCGGAGAAGCTTCTACTGTGCAGTTTCCAGAACCAGACATTCCAGAATGTGAAACTTGGGGAACCATGGAATTATTGCAACAAGAAAAAGAAGTAATTGGTATTTATATTTCGGCACATCCTTTAGATGATTTTAAAAATGAAATAAAATTCTGCAACGCTTCTTTAAAATACTTTAAAGCCGATTTAGCAAAATTTGTAAATATGAATTTAGCTTTTGCAGGAATTGTTACCGATGTACAACACAGAGTTTCTAAAGCAGGAAAAGGTTGGGCAATGTTTACGGTTGAAGATTATGGTGATAGTAATGAATTTAGGATTTTTGGAGAAGATTACCTAAGAATGCAGCACTTCCTAGTACCTAATCAATTTTTATTTATACGTACTACCGTGCAACCTGGTTGGACTAATAAAGAAACAGGAGTTGTTGGTGAACCTAGGTTAAAGTTCTTAGAAATGAAATTGCTACATGATATTATGGATGAACTCTGTAAAAAAGTAACCATTCAACTTCCTTTAAGTGAAATTAAAGAAGATTCTATTTTAAACTTAGAATCCATTTTAAAGAAGACACCTGGTAAACAAAATTTAAATTTCACTATTTGGGACGAAAAAGAAAAACTAGAAATTAGCTTGCCAAGTAGAAATACAAAGGTTCACATAACCAACGAGCTGCTAGCAAGTTTAGATACACAGCAAATTGCATATAAGTTAAACTAA
- a CDS encoding ferritin-like domain-containing protein has protein sequence MKYTEKISNKLNELLEKNYDAEKGYLNAAENVESPKLKIFFKNRASERSQFAKELRTEILVHGQIPEDDGSFKGTMHRNWMTLKSLFSSNDEEAILEESIRGEKANLEEYKEILLDDVFAPSTKKMLEEQQQKIQAAINLLMVKEELA, from the coding sequence ATGAAGTACACAGAAAAAATTTCGAACAAATTAAACGAATTATTAGAGAAAAATTATGATGCCGAAAAAGGATATCTAAACGCTGCAGAAAATGTAGAAAGTCCCAAATTAAAGATTTTCTTTAAAAATAGAGCCTCAGAAAGAAGTCAGTTTGCAAAAGAACTTAGAACAGAAATTCTTGTACACGGACAAATACCAGAAGATGATGGTTCTTTTAAAGGAACAATGCACCGAAATTGGATGACTCTAAAATCGCTATTTAGCTCAAATGATGAAGAGGCAATTTTAGAAGAATCTATTAGAGGTGAAAAAGCAAATTTAGAAGAGTATAAAGAAATATTACTAGATGATGTTTTTGCTCCTTCCACAAAAAAAATGCTAGAAGAGCAGCAACAAAAAATTCAAGCTGCTATTAATTTACTGATGGTGAAAGAAGAGTTAGCCTAA
- a CDS encoding 30S ribosomal protein S16 codes for MSVKIRLQRHGKKGKPFYWIVAADARAKRDGKYLEKIGTYNPNVNPAIIDLDVDLAVTWLQNGAQPTDTAKNILSYKGAMLKNHLAGGVRKGALTQEQADAKFAAWVEAKATKISDKEAGLSKAQSEAKAAALAAEKAVNEARIEAAKPVVEEVAEEVVAEAEEAPETIDDAAAKAAE; via the coding sequence ATGTCTGTAAAGATTAGATTACAAAGACACGGTAAAAAAGGGAAACCATTCTATTGGATCGTTGCCGCTGATGCTCGTGCAAAAAGAGATGGTAAATACTTAGAAAAAATTGGTACTTACAATCCTAACGTTAACCCTGCAATTATTGATTTAGATGTAGATTTAGCTGTAACTTGGTTACAAAATGGTGCACAACCAACTGATACTGCAAAAAACATTTTATCTTATAAAGGTGCAATGTTAAAGAATCATTTAGCTGGTGGTGTAAGAAAAGGTGCTTTAACTCAAGAGCAAGCAGATGCAAAATTTGCAGCGTGGGTAGAGGCAAAAGCTACTAAGATTTCTGATAAAGAAGCTGGTTTATCTAAAGCACAATCTGAGGCGAAAGCAGCAGCATTGGCAGCAGAAAAAGCAGTAAATGAAGCAAGAATTGAAGCAGCTAAACCAGTTGTTGAAGAAGTAGCAGAAGAGGTTGTTGCTGAAGCTGAAGAGGCTCCAGAAACTATTGATGATGCAGCAGCAAAAGCAGCAGAATAA
- the rimM gene encoding ribosome maturation factor RimM (Essential for efficient processing of 16S rRNA) has translation MRKEDCFYLGKIVTKYSFKGEVVIKLDTDEPELYTEMESVYVEFGTNLVPFFIDKSSLHKGNQLRVQFEDVYSDEEADSILKCGVYLPNTMLPELTGDKFYYHEVIGFTVVDANFGEVGQIVHINDKAAQPLFEIDREGTEIFIPMVDDFIKKVDRENKTIQVDTPEGLIELYLS, from the coding sequence ATGCGTAAAGAAGATTGTTTTTATTTAGGCAAAATCGTTACAAAATATAGTTTTAAAGGTGAAGTTGTTATCAAATTAGATACCGACGAGCCTGAGTTGTATACAGAAATGGAATCAGTTTATGTCGAATTCGGCACAAACTTGGTTCCATTTTTTATTGATAAAAGTTCACTACATAAAGGGAATCAGTTACGTGTTCAGTTTGAGGATGTTTATTCTGATGAGGAAGCAGATTCTATCTTAAAATGTGGTGTTTATTTACCAAATACAATGTTGCCAGAATTAACGGGCGATAAATTTTACTATCATGAAGTAATCGGTTTTACAGTTGTTGATGCTAATTTTGGAGAAGTTGGACAAATTGTTCATATAAACGATAAAGCAGCGCAACCACTTTTTGAAATTGACAGAGAAGGAACAGAAATTTTTATTCCGATGGTAGATGATTTTATCAAAAAAGTAGATAGAGAGAACAAAACAATACAGGTAGATACTCCAGAAGGATTAATTGAGTTGTATTTGTCTTAA
- a CDS encoding SusC/RagA family TonB-linked outer membrane protein — translation MEKLKLLLIAFIIGFSSLTFAQDSVSGVVTDEQNQPIPGVSVFIKGTTIGTTTDFDGEYQIKASKSNVIVFSYLGFKTLEITYNGQSPLTVQLKEDTATLEEIVVVGYGSVKRSDLTGAVSSIGASELTEQKKTDIGQAVKGQVAGVDVRSLSNKPGAPLSIRIRGNTAIRNDAYVGRDGASDDPTLDRTKPLYVVDGIFFEDINILNPADIQQMDILKDASATAIYGSRGANGVVIITTKNGVEGKTVFTYEATMGFRTVANEPDFFTGDEYVAFVDDVIRSREFGKLFNSGTPTVADYNNIDVSSFINTEIRTTNEEASNVANRRYTNWIKDYQKTGLQTSHNFGMSGGTNGLVYSASLGYLSDEGVIGIEAYERYNLSLSLSKRVSDKLTVGLKSYLAFSEREEGSRELYRSTQRLAPTVNSRDTDGNLILFPDDQDTRFTNPYYDANGEWTVNTKSLDVIANVFVNYKPTDWVSFKTQFAPNIKTTRFGEFRGLYTKAARNDPSRIQSHYDTYFNTSYSWDNIVDFNFDVAKGHNLKATLISSLYYNQRENGKIETRNFDTNEYLFYNTESGTDIRDYDTEYVKESLASFAGRINYSINDKYLFTFSGRYDGSSKLATDNKWAFFPSAAFAWKISDEDFIHNTDWLSNLKLRLSYGEAGNDTSVSAYDSLAFLSNNDYLFGESAANGVSVSGLPNSNLTWERTKEFNIGLDFGIIQNRVALSLELYNKKTVGSIFGRTLSPISGFSAAIGNFGSVRNSGIEITLNTRNIQTDNFSWRTSFNFAKNKNEILELDGDLDLLPYEDHGVLQVGQPADAIWSYQRDGIWQLDEIAEADVYGQDPGQRKYVDQNNDGVLNDEDKVVLGQLSPDWTAGLTNTFTYKNLDLSIQAYTRQGSYGHSEFNSLSVPWNGDDATFNKVDLDYWTPNNPDSENPALEYGANGDYYTDFDFVRIGNIGLGYQFSDKMLDKLQMSSLRLSVNIQNPFTFTDYEGSDPETGLQNNYNGGYLTKTVLFGLKLSY, via the coding sequence ATGGAAAAACTTAAACTCTTATTAATTGCCTTTATTATAGGTTTTTCATCTTTAACATTTGCACAAGATTCTGTATCTGGTGTTGTAACAGATGAACAAAACCAACCAATTCCGGGAGTTAGTGTCTTTATTAAAGGGACCACTATTGGAACAACTACAGATTTTGATGGTGAATATCAAATCAAAGCGAGTAAAAGTAATGTTATTGTCTTTTCTTATTTAGGCTTTAAAACGTTAGAAATTACTTATAACGGACAATCACCTTTAACAGTTCAATTAAAGGAAGATACTGCAACATTAGAAGAAATTGTAGTAGTAGGTTATGGTTCTGTTAAAAGGTCTGACTTAACAGGTGCTGTTTCATCTATAGGAGCATCTGAATTAACAGAACAGAAGAAAACAGATATTGGGCAAGCTGTTAAAGGACAAGTTGCTGGGGTAGATGTTAGATCGCTTAGCAATAAACCAGGTGCACCTCTTAGTATTAGAATTAGAGGTAATACTGCTATTAGAAATGATGCATATGTTGGTCGTGACGGAGCAAGTGATGATCCTACTTTGGATAGAACAAAACCATTATATGTGGTAGATGGTATTTTCTTTGAAGATATAAATATTTTAAATCCAGCAGATATTCAACAAATGGATATTTTGAAGGATGCATCTGCAACGGCTATATATGGTTCTCGTGGAGCAAACGGTGTAGTTATTATAACAACCAAAAATGGTGTAGAAGGAAAAACAGTTTTTACATATGAGGCAACAATGGGGTTTAGAACTGTAGCAAATGAGCCAGATTTTTTTACAGGTGATGAATATGTAGCTTTTGTAGATGATGTTATAAGAAGTAGAGAGTTTGGAAAATTATTTAATTCAGGAACGCCTACTGTAGCAGATTATAATAATATAGATGTGTCTTCTTTTATAAACACAGAAATAAGAACAACAAATGAAGAAGCTAGTAATGTAGCTAACAGACGTTATACAAACTGGATAAAAGATTATCAAAAAACAGGCTTGCAAACGAGTCATAATTTTGGGATGTCTGGTGGAACAAATGGTTTGGTATATAGTGCTAGTTTAGGGTATTTAAGTGATGAAGGTGTTATAGGTATAGAAGCTTATGAACGTTATAATTTAAGCCTTTCACTTTCTAAAAGAGTGTCTGATAAGTTAACTGTAGGCTTAAAATCTTATTTGGCTTTTTCTGAAAGAGAAGAAGGAAGTAGAGAATTATATAGAAGTACACAACGTTTAGCACCAACAGTAAACTCTCGTGATACAGATGGTAATCTTATTTTATTTCCAGATGATCAAGATACCCGTTTTACAAATCCTTATTACGATGCAAATGGAGAATGGACTGTAAATACAAAATCTTTAGATGTTATAGCAAATGTGTTTGTAAACTATAAGCCTACAGATTGGGTTAGTTTTAAAACGCAATTTGCACCAAATATTAAAACGACCAGATTTGGAGAGTTTAGAGGTTTGTACACTAAAGCTGCTCGTAATGATCCTAGTAGAATACAATCACACTATGATACTTATTTTAATACATCTTATAGTTGGGATAATATTGTTGATTTTAATTTTGATGTTGCAAAAGGTCACAATCTTAAAGCAACACTTATTTCTTCATTGTATTATAACCAAAGAGAGAATGGGAAAATAGAAACTAGAAATTTTGATACCAATGAATATTTGTTTTATAATACAGAATCTGGTACAGATATAAGAGATTATGATACTGAATATGTTAAAGAATCATTAGCGTCTTTTGCAGGAAGAATAAATTACAGCATTAATGATAAGTATCTTTTTACTTTTTCTGGAAGGTATGATGGTTCTTCTAAATTAGCAACAGATAATAAATGGGCATTCTTTCCATCAGCAGCTTTTGCTTGGAAAATATCAGATGAAGATTTTATACACAATACAGATTGGTTAAGTAACTTAAAATTACGTTTAAGTTATGGTGAAGCAGGTAATGATACTTCTGTTAGTGCATATGATTCTCTTGCTTTTTTAAGTAATAATGATTATTTATTTGGAGAATCTGCAGCAAACGGTGTTAGTGTATCTGGTTTACCTAATAGTAATTTAACTTGGGAACGTACAAAAGAATTTAATATTGGTTTAGATTTTGGTATTATACAAAATAGAGTAGCATTGTCTTTAGAACTTTATAATAAAAAAACAGTGGGTAGTATTTTTGGAAGAACATTATCTCCTATTTCTGGTTTTAGTGCTGCAATTGGTAATTTTGGTTCTGTAAGAAATAGTGGTATAGAAATTACTTTAAATACAAGAAATATTCAAACAGATAACTTTAGCTGGAGAACTAGTTTTAATTTTGCTAAAAACAAGAATGAGATTCTTGAATTAGATGGAGATTTAGATTTATTGCCTTACGAAGATCATGGTGTTTTACAGGTAGGACAACCAGCTGATGCTATTTGGAGTTACCAAAGAGATGGTATTTGGCAATTAGATGAAATTGCAGAAGCAGATGTTTATGGTCAAGATCCAGGACAACGTAAATATGTAGATCAAAATAATGATGGTGTATTAAATGATGAAGATAAAGTTGTCTTAGGTCAATTATCTCCAGATTGGACGGCGGGTCTTACAAATACATTTACGTATAAAAATTTAGATCTTTCAATTCAAGCCTATACAAGACAAGGTAGTTATGGTCATTCAGAATTTAATTCACTATCTGTGCCATGGAATGGTGATGATGCTACTTTTAATAAAGTTGATTTAGATTATTGGACACCTAATAACCCAGATTCAGAAAATCCAGCTTTAGAATATGGTGCAAATGGAGATTACTATACAGATTTCGATTTTGTTCGTATTGGTAATATTGGTTTAGGATATCAATTTTCTGATAAGATGTTAGATAAATTACAAATGTCGAGTTTACGTTTATCAGTAAATATTCAAAACCCATTTACATTTACAGATTATGAAGGTTCAGATCCAGAAACAGGACTTCAAAACAATTATAATGGAGGATATTTGACTAAAACAGTATTATTCGGTCTTAAATTATCTTATTAA
- a CDS encoding RagB/SusD family nutrient uptake outer membrane protein codes for MKILKNIKYSIGILSCIMLLNACESYIEEKIYSDITSENFITEDTADQLVVGVYTQVRSVYKNYGYKFQGTDIFTNQNDVTATSSANDYVGFTAPNTNSVWSNNYDVIAKSNTAINRYENQIDWSTPRLADKAYGIAQAKGLRALAFFNLVQQFGGVVLDLEEPQTIRSDYTRSTEEETYTLIIEELEAAIPDLEVAPEAGRFSKRAAQHLLAEVYLTRAYKSYGLSTDFATAAALAESAIGSYDIRSQSFAQVFDFNNQVNDEVLFAAQWGSEGITADKNNNKHALFMYQVFNLPGISRVNSYGLKSGSDMPTPFFYSLFADNDSREDVTIHRALIANEDETGGIAPISVGDTIVYFPKVALSAAELADHLDRHWVYQPDQYGFGRPTDVPGTTFLYSENTEFTNFPIFKKFDDQDFSEDGEGSRDTFIFRVAGTHLIAAEAYLGANNLASALNHINIVRERATGVANEYTSITIDDILNERALELAAEDDRWAVLKRTGKLEERIKLYNPAVIDHGAFDASIHLLRPIPDQELTLSPDTMVQNPGY; via the coding sequence ATGAAAATTTTAAAAAACATAAAATATTCAATAGGTATACTAAGTTGTATAATGCTATTAAATGCTTGTGAAAGCTATATTGAAGAGAAGATATACTCAGATATAACAAGCGAAAACTTTATTACCGAAGATACTGCAGATCAATTAGTGGTAGGTGTTTATACTCAAGTGCGTTCGGTTTATAAAAATTACGGTTATAAATTTCAAGGTACTGATATCTTTACTAATCAAAATGATGTAACTGCTACGAGTTCTGCTAATGACTATGTTGGTTTTACGGCTCCAAACACTAACAGCGTTTGGTCTAATAATTACGATGTTATTGCAAAGTCTAATACAGCAATTAATCGTTATGAAAACCAAATAGATTGGAGTACTCCAAGATTAGCAGATAAAGCTTATGGTATTGCGCAAGCGAAAGGATTAAGAGCATTAGCTTTTTTTAATTTAGTACAACAATTTGGAGGTGTAGTATTAGATTTAGAAGAGCCACAAACTATTCGTTCAGATTATACGCGTTCTACAGAAGAAGAAACGTATACACTTATAATAGAAGAATTAGAAGCGGCAATTCCAGATTTAGAAGTTGCTCCAGAAGCAGGACGTTTTTCTAAAAGAGCTGCGCAACACTTATTAGCAGAGGTATATTTAACTAGAGCGTATAAATCTTATGGTTTAAGTACAGATTTTGCAACTGCAGCAGCTTTAGCAGAATCAGCAATAGGTTCTTATGATATTAGAAGTCAGTCTTTTGCTCAGGTTTTTGATTTTAATAATCAAGTAAATGATGAGGTTTTATTTGCAGCACAATGGGGATCAGAAGGTATTACAGCAGATAAAAATAATAATAAGCATGCGCTTTTTATGTATCAAGTTTTTAACTTACCAGGTATATCTAGAGTTAATTCTTATGGGTTAAAAAGTGGAAGTGATATGCCAACACCATTTTTCTATTCTTTATTTGCAGATAATGATTCTAGAGAAGATGTTACTATACATCGTGCTCTTATTGCAAATGAAGATGAAACAGGAGGTATAGCGCCTATATCTGTTGGTGATACTATTGTTTATTTTCCAAAAGTAGCATTAAGTGCGGCAGAATTAGCAGATCATTTAGATCGTCATTGGGTATATCAACCAGATCAATATGGCTTTGGTAGACCAACAGATGTTCCTGGGACCACTTTCTTATATTCTGAAAATACAGAATTTACAAACTTTCCAATTTTTAAGAAATTTGATGATCAAGATTTTAGTGAGGATGGAGAGGGATCTCGTGATACTTTTATCTTTAGAGTAGCAGGAACACATTTAATAGCTGCAGAAGCATATTTAGGAGCTAATAATTTAGCATCAGCATTAAATCATATTAACATAGTTAGAGAGCGTGCTACAGGAGTTGCTAACGAATATACCTCTATAACTATAGATGATATTTTAAATGAACGAGCATTAGAACTTGCGGCTGAAGATGATAGATGGGCTGTTTTAAAAAGAACAGGTAAATTAGAAGAAAGAATTAAACTTTATAATCCGGCAGTAATAGATCATGGCGCTTTTGATGCTAGTATTCATTTATTACGTCCAATTCCAGATCAAGAATTAACACTTTCTCCTGATACTATGGTGCAAAATCCTGGATACTAA